In Vallitalea okinawensis, the following proteins share a genomic window:
- a CDS encoding Fur family transcriptional regulator, with protein sequence MSLNGIEFKGLLKEKGFKLTTQRRAVLEIMQDHKGEHLTTEEIYELVKERCPEIGLATVYRTVQLLESLKLVRKLNLDDGCCRYELGLEDEDHHHHHLICEECGKVIEVAEDLLDPLETKIEDLFNFKITDHKLKFYGVCEDCLNH encoded by the coding sequence ATGTCACTAAACGGTATAGAGTTTAAAGGATTATTAAAAGAAAAAGGATTTAAATTAACTACTCAAAGAAGAGCTGTTTTAGAGATTATGCAGGACCATAAAGGGGAACATTTAACAACAGAAGAGATTTATGAACTTGTTAAGGAAAGATGTCCAGAAATTGGTTTAGCAACTGTTTATCGTACAGTTCAGTTATTAGAGAGTCTTAAATTAGTTAGAAAATTAAACCTTGATGATGGATGTTGTCGTTATGAATTAGGATTAGAAGATGAAGATCATCATCATCACCATTTAATTTGTGAAGAGTGTGGTAAAGTTATTGAAGTTGCTGAAGATTTGTTAGATCCACTCGAAACAAAAATTGAAGATCTATTTAATTTTAAAATCACAGATCATAAACTGAAGTTTTATGGTGTATGTGAAGATTGTTTGAATCATTAA